The window CCACGTCCTGGTACAGGTCGGCCACCACCTCCTCCGTGATGTTATCGTTCTCGATGTCCCTCAGCAGCTTCCTCTTCCTGTTCAAATCCCTTAGAGTTTCGTAGCACTGTTCCAGCAGCGCCCCTCCGCACTGATCGGAATTCACCATCGTCCAAGCCTCTTCGAACTTCCTCTGGTACGTCTTTTTCAGTTCGGAGTGGTTCCGCACCACCGTCACGGCTGCAAGATCCAGAAGACTCGACACCTTGCGACTGCGAAATTCCCCACATTTCTTTCCCCTGCCGCCGCCCGTCTTGAGAACGCTCCCTTGAGGTCGAGTCTTCGGCCCCTCTCCGATTGCGCTAGGTCCAGCGCAGGCGCCCTTGATGTCCTCGGTCAAACAGTTTTGAGTTTTCTGAAGTTCCTCCAAGGTTCGTATCTTCTCGATGAGCGGCTTCAGCTGACCGTCGTCGGATTGTGCCAAATCCAGGGGCACGTCCACCAAGGTGAGCATGTAGACCAACACCTGGTCGGGGATTTGTTGGCCCAATAAGGTGCAGATGCTCCTGAGGGTCCTCTCGTATTCGGCCTTCAGTCTGTCTCCGTTGTTGTAGTCGCGGATCAGCTCGTAGGTGCGATCGATGACGTGTTGGCGGTCGTGGAGGGTTTTTTGCAGGAATTTCTTTACCAGAGACGTTGAATCTTCCATCGATACGCGTTTTTTGTGAGTAGTTGTCAAAGCGTTGAAGTTGACGTTTGAACGCTCGAGTCACGTGGGGCTCGGTTTCGCAGGCGTGTGTCAAATCGAGCGGAAATCGTAGTTTTGACTGTTGCGAGAAACCGCTTGAACGGTCGCTCGTCGAGCTGCCGTCAGTGCGGAGTTCCAGCAGTTTCCTAGAgcggaggaggagg is drawn from Euwallacea fornicatus isolate EFF26 chromosome 7, ASM4011564v1, whole genome shotgun sequence and contains these coding sequences:
- the LOC136340238 gene encoding uncharacterized protein, whose product is MEDSTSLVKKFLQKTLHDRQHVIDRTYELIRDYNNGDRLKAEYERTLRSICTLLGQQIPDQVLVYMLTLVDVPLDLAQSDDGQLKPLIEKIRTLEELQKTQNCLTEDIKGACAGPSAIGEGPKTRPQGSVLKTGGGRGKKCGEFRSRKVSSLLDLAAVTVVRNHSELKKTYQRKFEEAWTMVNSDQCGGALLEQCYETLRDLNRKRKLLRDIENDNITEEVVADLYQDVDIFLREKHVYEVVNMDFFECASQWSMEAISGEFT